A window of Nonomuraea angiospora genomic DNA:
CTCGCGTCTGGCCGCCGCCTGGAGCTCGGCCGCGCTCGGGCCCCGGGTGAGCTCCGTGCCCGCCGCGCTGCCCGACACTCCGGCGGCCACCGCGCAGACCAGGGTCAGCGCGGAGGCCACCACGAGCGTCGGCCACGGACGGGCGGTGTTCACGCCATCGACCTTAACCGGGCCTTACGGGGAACACCCCCAGAAACCATCAGTAGGAGGGCAGGCTCGGGTCGACGGTCTTGACCCAGCTCAGAACGCCGCCACCGACGTGTACGGCGTCGGCGAACCCGGCGTTCTTGACCACGGCCAGCGCCTCGGCCGAGCGCGCGCCCGACTTGCAGTGGAGCACGATGCGCTTGTCCTGCGGCAGCTTCTCCAGGGCCGAGCCGTTGAGGAACTCGCCCTTGGGGATCAGCGTGGCGCCGGGGATCGAGACGATCTCGTACTCGTTGGGCTCGCGGACGTCGACGAGGAAGATGTTCTCGCCGCGGTCCTGCATGCCCTTGAGCTCCATCGCGGTGATCGTGGAACCGCTGGCGGCCTCGGCGGCCTCGTCCGAGATCGCGCCGCAGAAGGCCTCGTAGTCGTCGAGGAGCTGCGTGACCGTCGGGTTCTTGCCGCACAGGACGCACTCGGGATCCTTGCGGACCTTGACGTCGCGGTACTTCATCTCCAGGGCGTCGTAGATCATCAGCCGCCCGACCAGCGGGTCGCCGATGCCCGTCAGCAGCTTGATGGCCTCGTTGACCTGGATGGAGCCGATCGACGCGCACAGCACGCCGAGCACGCCGCCCTCGGCGCACGACGGCACCATGCCGGGAGGCGGGGGCTCCGGGTAGAGGCAGCGGTAGCAGGGCCCGTGCTCGGCCCAGAACACGCTGGCCTGGCCGTCGAACCGGTAGATCGAGCCCCAGACGTACGGCTTGCCGAGCAGCACCGCGGCGTCGTTCACCATGTAGCGGGTGGCGAAGTTGTCGGTGCCGTCGACGATGAGGTCGTAGCCGGAGAAGATCTCCATGACGTTCTCGGTGGTCAGCGCCGTGTTGTGGATGACGACGTCGACCAGGGGGTTGATCTCGCGGACTGACGCCGCGGCGCTCTCGGCCTTCAGCCTGCCCACGTCGGACTGGCCGTGGATGATCTGGCGCTGCAGGTTGGACTCATCGACCACGTCGAAGTCGATGATGCCGAGGGTGCCGACGCCCGCCGCCGCGAGGTACATCAGCGCGGGCGAGCCCAGGCCCCCGGCGCCCACACACAGCACCTTGGCGTTCTTCAGCCGCTTCTGCCCCGCCATGCCCACATCGGGGATGATCAGGTGGCGCGAGTAGCGGCGCACTTCGTCGACGGACAGCTCTGCGGCCGGCTCGACCAGCGGTGGCAACGACACTTTCTACGCTCCCGTTCCAGGGGGTCCTATCTCACCTTGAAACCTAGCTGGCGAGTGGGGCATTCCCCAATCGAGTCTCACGGATCAGACGGCGTGCTTCCGCCGCCACGACCTGCGGCATCTCCATCATCGCCACGTGACCCGCCGTCGGCAGCAAGACAAGCCGGACCTGCGCGAACGTACGGTATGCCTTCGCGGCCATGGCGGGCCGGACCAGCCGGTCGTGCCTGCCGTGCACGATCAGGGTCGAAGCCTTGACCTTGGCCGCCTGGTGCCACAGGTTGTCCTCGCCGCGGCGGAAGTATTCGGCCACGATGCCCCTGGCCGACCTGATCATGGCCTCGCCCGAGTAGGGGAGGTCGTCGCGCCTGCGGAGCTCGTCGATCGCGTCGCGCAGGCGTAGGGGATGGACGCCGTTGGTGTTGGCCCAGACCATGGACACGGAGGCGTTGACGCGGTGCTCGGCGGGCACCAGGCGGAGCCTGCTCGCCACCCATTCGCCCAGTACGGGCACCGCGGCGGCGGCCACCCGGACGGGGCCGTACCTGGGGAGCAGGTCGGGCAGCGCCGGGGAGACGAGGGTGAGCGAGCGGACCAGGTCGGGGCGGGTGGCGGCCACCCGGACGGCGACCGCGCCCCCGAGCGAGTTGCCGAACAGGTGGGCCGGGCCCGTGTGCTCCATCAGCTCGGTCACGGCCCTGGCGTGGCCGGCGACGGTGTAGTCGCCGTCGGCCGGGGCGGGTGAGAAGCCCGCGCCGGGAAGGTCGAGGGCGTGGCCGGTGACCATGTCCTTGAGCTCGTCCATGAGGTCGGTCCAGTTGGTGGCCGACCCGGCCAGGCCGTGTACGAAGACGGCCTGCTCGCGTTGTCCCCGCTGGTCGCTCGTCGATCGGACGTGCACCGAGCCGACCATGCGGCCCGGCCAGTCCGGGACCGGCTCCGCCATCATGCGTCCTCCCTGCCGTTCCTTCGCGTTCCCTCAACGATAACCACAGCGTCTGGGTGGGGTCTGGATTCCGTACAGAAGCCCGCTTATGCCACCTTTTCCGGCATCAGGTACATACGGCATCACATGCCTCAAACACCCCGCTGGTGCGACCCCCGGCGGCCGTGGCGGCGTCTCGGTGCCCGGCGCGGCGCCCGGATCCGGGGCGGCGGGTGGATCCCCGGCGATCATCGCCAGGTTCGGACATATCGCCATATATCGAGGCTTAGAGGTCTAATCGATCTCATCGCATGCCAAGAGTGTGGCAAAAGCCACCGAACATCGTTTATGGCGCACCAAGGTCGGAAAGCATGACAACCAGCAGCACTTAGCGTGACGGTTGAGGAACGCACCGTTAATGGCGGGACAGACCAGCCTCGAACGCACCACCGCCGGGTGCCGCAAAAAAAGCGGGAGACATTTTCGGAGGGCGCACAACGGCGTCCTCCGAATGATGACGCCGGGCGTCGGCGAAGCGCCCGGCGTAATGGCCGTTGATATGTTCGCGGACTTTCACCGGTCCGAGGGCGGCACCGCAGTCAGGCAAATCACCACTCGCAGAACCGGCACGGCCGATGACGACAGGCCAGTCCGGGGCGCGAGCGTTGCCACGCGTGGCCGCCCTATCAATTGCACCACAATCGGACATATCATGCCATTTCATTGGATAGATCTGTAATGCGAGCAATAAGATTCTTAATGCATAGCAAAATAGGGTCTCTCCAGTTTGCCCGCCCGTCGCCCCGGAAATGACATTCAATGGATGACTCTTCAGCAGCCGTCCAAGACCTGTTTTCAGGTACCCGGAAACGTCGAGAACGGGGCAATCGATCCTTTAGGGGGAAAACGCAATGCCCAAGCTCAAGAGTGTTATCGCAGGCCTCGCCGTCAGCACGGCGCTGACCGGCGGCATGGTCTGCGCGGGCGCGGCCACCACTGCGGTCAGCGCCGACGCCATCAAGCTCAACACCTCGTCCATCCTCACCGGCATCGACGACGACGGCCTCGATGACGGCCTCGGCATCGATGAGGGCATCGACGACGGCCTCACCAACGGCATCGTCATCGACCGCCGCGACCGTGACCGTCACCGCCGGCAGTGCCGCCGTCACCACGGCTGGGGCGGCGGTTGGGGCGGCGGCTGGTGGGGTGGTCGCCACCGCCGCGGCGGCGAGGTCTGCGTCGTCATCCGCAACGACAACGTCAACGACAACAGGCCCGAGCGCCGCCGGGTTCGTACCTGGTAACAAAACCGTGTGTTAATGGCGGGAGGATGAGCGTCCGCACCTTCGGGTAGGTCCTGTCTTCTCGTCTTCCGCGGGGGGCTTAGTGAGGGCTCTCCCGGCCTTTGGCCGGGGGAGCCCTCACTGCGTTGTACGGCGAGGGGGCGGTGTCATGCCGGTACGGCGGGCGACGGGGCTATATGGGTGGAAGCTTTTGTTTTAACCATGAGGAAGTCTGTGGTCAGCCAAATCAAGGTAGTTCCGGTTTGCTGCTGATTTGTCCGGAAATATGCATCGTGCGGGAGATTCTCTAAGAATCGTCCGTAGCGTTTCCCCGATGCGACCGGATCTGCATTCGCCGGGCGGGGGGCGTGAAACAGGGCAATCGAACCTTTAGGGGGAAAACAATGCCCAAGCTCAAGAGTGTTGTCGCAGGTCTCGCCGTCAGTACGGCGCTGACCGGTGGCGTGGTAGCCGCGGGCGCGGCCACGTCTCCGGCCGGCGCGGCCGTCCAGGTCAAGTCCGCCGCTCCCGTCCTCACCGGCAACTGCCGCGGCGGAGGCTGGCGCCGGTGCGGCTGGGGCGGTCGCTGGGGCGGTCCCCGCTGGGCCTGGGGCGGTCCCCGCTGGGGCTGGGGCGGCGGCTGGGGCGGCCACAACAGGGGCGCCCGGGTCCGGATCGTCATCGTCAACCAGAACCACAACATCAACCGTGTCGGCCGTGGCGACCGTGACGAGTGGTAGGACTCAGACACTGAGCTGAGCATCGGCGCGCCTCTGAGGCCGCCATAGCGGGCGGAGCCCCCGAGCGATGGTCCTCCGCCCCGACAAACGAGTGTCCGTATTCATCGGGACCGGCGCCACCCTCCGACCGGCGCCGCCCAGCGAATACGGGCACTCACTTCTGTTTTCGACGGTCTTGAAGCGCTCCCCACGGATGAATCCCGGGGATTCCAGCCGTCCCAACCGTGCGGCTACGCGCATGGTCGCGACGCTGTTGCTTGGCGGTTTCGACCGCGACTCACCATACTCACGCCGGGGCACGTCACCGCAGTCGATTCCCGTCAATGCACGCTCGCGCCCTGGCGGGCACTCCCGCGCCGGGCTTACCCCCATGGCTGAAGCCAGGGGTCCGCGCCCGGCATTCTCGATCGCCTGTCTCGAGCGGGCCCCTGTCCCCCGGCTCACCGGCACCCGGCCGCCATCGCCACGGATCGTCCGTTTCCCTGGAAGAGGGCGGTCGCGGCCCTCTCCCAGGTCGCCCGTCTTCGCACGCCGGCGGCAGCGGACATGCGGACATGTCGAGTGCCCGTATTCGGTGGGTCGACGTCGGCACTGTCGGGGTGGACGTCGCAACCCGGTGAATACGGGCACTCGATCGGCGTGGCCGGGGCTTATCGCCCAGGGGACTCCTGGTGTGGCGCGGCCCGCGCCACGGGTTCGCCTGTGCGCTGAGCTCTACTGCCACGTGGGCTGGTTGTTGTCCTCGTGGTGGTCCATCTCGTGGCGCTCTTCCAGGCGCTGCTGCACGTTGCGGTTGCGGTTCGTGTTGATGATGATGATCTTGATGCGAGGCATGCGGTGGCGCCAGTTGGCCCAGCGGCCGCCGCCCCAGCCGCCCCAGCCGCCCCCGCCGCAGCGGCGCCAGCCCCCGCTGCCGCAGCCCCCGGCCAGGACGGAGGTGGCGGTGCCGACCTGGGTCGCCGCGTCGGCCGCGGACATGGCCGCGCCCACGCCGACCACGCCGCCGGAGAAGGCCGTACTCAT
This region includes:
- a CDS encoding alpha/beta fold hydrolase, with the protein product MMAEPVPDWPGRMVGSVHVRSTSDQRGQREQAVFVHGLAGSATNWTDLMDELKDMVTGHALDLPGAGFSPAPADGDYTVAGHARAVTELMEHTGPAHLFGNSLGGAVAVRVAATRPDLVRSLTLVSPALPDLLPRYGPVRVAAAAVPVLGEWVASRLRLVPAEHRVNASVSMVWANTNGVHPLRLRDAIDELRRRDDLPYSGEAMIRSARGIVAEYFRRGEDNLWHQAAKVKASTLIVHGRHDRLVRPAMAAKAYRTFAQVRLVLLPTAGHVAMMEMPQVVAAEARRLIRETRLGNAPLAS
- the moeZ gene encoding adenylyltransferase/sulfurtransferase MoeZ: MSLPPLVEPAAELSVDEVRRYSRHLIIPDVGMAGQKRLKNAKVLCVGAGGLGSPALMYLAAAGVGTLGIIDFDVVDESNLQRQIIHGQSDVGRLKAESAAASVREINPLVDVVIHNTALTTENVMEIFSGYDLIVDGTDNFATRYMVNDAAVLLGKPYVWGSIYRFDGQASVFWAEHGPCYRCLYPEPPPPGMVPSCAEGGVLGVLCASIGSIQVNEAIKLLTGIGDPLVGRLMIYDALEMKYRDVKVRKDPECVLCGKNPTVTQLLDDYEAFCGAISDEAAEAASGSTITAMELKGMQDRGENIFLVDVREPNEYEIVSIPGATLIPKGEFLNGSALEKLPQDKRIVLHCKSGARSAEALAVVKNAGFADAVHVGGGVLSWVKTVDPSLPSY